The following proteins are co-located in the Rippkaea orientalis PCC 8801 genome:
- a CDS encoding CmpA/NrtA family ABC transporter substrate-binding protein: MSKLSRRQFIVTAGAAAAGTVIIHGCSSGSENNTTQSGSTPQPQASPVTNLSPEEMPEVTTAKLGFIALTDSTPLIIAKEKGLFDKYGMTGVEVLKQASWPVTRDNLELGSEGGGIDGAHILTPMPYLMTLGKITKQPVPMYILARLNVNGQGISVSKDYLDLKVSLDSSKMKEVFSKAKANKKELNAAMTFPGGTHDLWLRYWLAAGGIDPEKDISVIPVPPPQMVANMKIGAMETFCVGEPWNAQLVNQKQGYTALVTGELWKDHPEKSFALRADWVDKNPKAAKALLKAVLEAQQWCDKPENHQEMCEIVAQDKWFKVPVEDIIGRIHGTIDYGDGRKVENPDIAMKFWKDNASYPYKSHDLWFLTEDMRWGYIPADTDTKTLVDKVNRSDLWKEAAKAIKVADAEIPTSDSRGVETFFDGVKFDPANPKAYLDSLKIKKA, encoded by the coding sequence ATGTCTAAACTGTCTCGTCGCCAATTTATCGTGACTGCTGGTGCTGCTGCTGCTGGCACTGTGATCATTCATGGTTGTTCTAGCGGTAGTGAAAATAATACTACTCAATCTGGGTCTACTCCTCAACCCCAGGCCAGTCCCGTCACTAACCTCAGTCCCGAAGAAATGCCAGAGGTGACGACGGCCAAACTCGGATTTATTGCCTTAACCGACTCTACACCCTTAATTATTGCCAAAGAAAAAGGACTCTTTGATAAGTATGGGATGACTGGGGTAGAAGTCCTCAAACAAGCCTCTTGGCCGGTTACTAGAGATAATTTGGAACTCGGTTCCGAGGGAGGTGGTATTGATGGGGCTCATATTTTAACCCCCATGCCTTACTTGATGACCTTGGGTAAGATTACAAAACAACCTGTTCCCATGTATATTTTAGCCAGATTAAATGTTAATGGCCAGGGAATTTCTGTGAGTAAGGACTATCTCGATTTAAAAGTGAGTTTAGATAGTTCTAAAATGAAAGAAGTTTTTAGCAAAGCCAAGGCTAATAAAAAAGAATTAAATGCTGCCATGACCTTCCCTGGAGGAACTCACGATCTTTGGTTACGCTATTGGTTAGCAGCCGGGGGAATTGACCCCGAAAAAGACATTTCAGTTATTCCTGTACCCCCTCCTCAAATGGTTGCTAATATGAAAATTGGAGCCATGGAAACCTTTTGTGTGGGTGAACCTTGGAATGCTCAATTAGTCAATCAGAAGCAAGGTTATACTGCTTTAGTCACTGGAGAATTGTGGAAAGATCATCCTGAAAAATCTTTTGCCTTACGCGCTGATTGGGTGGATAAAAATCCCAAAGCTGCTAAAGCTTTACTCAAAGCGGTATTAGAAGCACAACAATGGTGTGATAAGCCAGAAAATCATCAAGAAATGTGTGAAATTGTCGCTCAAGATAAGTGGTTTAAAGTCCCCGTTGAAGACATTATTGGCAGAATACACGGCACAATTGATTATGGTGATGGACGGAAGGTAGAAAATCCTGATATTGCGATGAAGTTTTGGAAAGATAATGCGTCTTATCCTTATAAGAGTCATGATTTATGGTTCTTAACTGAAGATATGCGTTGGGGTTATATTCCGGCTGATACGGATACAAAAACCTTAGTTGATAAAGTCAATCGTTCTGATTTATGGAAAGAAGCTGCTAAAGCAATTAAAGTGGCTGATGCGGAAATTCCCACCAGTGATTCTCGTGGAGTTGAAACCTTCTTTGATGGGGTGAAATTTGACCCCGCTAACCCCAAAGCTTATCTCGATAGCCTGAAAATTAAGAAAGCTTAG
- the ntrB gene encoding nitrate ABC transporter permease, translating to MTVNLNKSLRKPNFIVSLIKNPPRKLLAPVCAILFILVVWQILCNSPEANLPSPLKTFQETSTLIFNPFFDNGGTDKGLFWQITASLQRVAIGYSLAAIVGIALGILIGSNSFIYDAVDPIFQVLRTVPPLAWLPIALAGFEEANPSAIFVIFITAIWPIILNTTVGVQQIPKDYKNVAKVLRLSGFKYFWEIMFPAAVPYIFTGLRIGIGLSWLAIVAAEMLVGGVGIGFFIWDSYNSSQLPEIIVALIYVGLVGLILDRLVGFIASLVIPSEENQ from the coding sequence ATGACAGTTAATCTCAACAAATCCTTGAGGAAACCTAATTTTATTGTTTCCCTCATTAAAAATCCCCCTAGAAAGTTATTAGCTCCTGTTTGTGCTATTCTCTTTATTCTAGTCGTTTGGCAAATTTTATGTAACAGTCCAGAGGCTAATTTACCGAGTCCTCTTAAAACTTTTCAAGAGACTTCTACACTAATTTTTAATCCTTTTTTTGATAATGGAGGCACAGATAAAGGACTATTTTGGCAGATAACTGCAAGTTTACAACGGGTAGCGATCGGGTATAGTCTAGCAGCCATTGTTGGAATTGCTTTAGGTATCTTAATTGGGTCTAATTCCTTTATTTATGATGCCGTTGATCCTATTTTTCAAGTCTTGCGAACCGTTCCCCCCTTAGCTTGGTTGCCGATTGCTTTAGCAGGTTTTGAAGAAGCCAATCCTTCCGCCATTTTTGTGATTTTTATTACTGCAATTTGGCCAATTATTCTTAACACAACCGTCGGAGTACAACAGATTCCTAAAGACTATAAAAATGTCGCTAAAGTGTTGCGTTTATCAGGTTTTAAATACTTTTGGGAAATCATGTTCCCTGCTGCCGTTCCTTATATTTTTACCGGGTTAAGAATTGGCATTGGACTTTCTTGGTTAGCCATTGTTGCTGCTGAAATGTTAGTCGGTGGTGTTGGTATTGGTTTCTTTATTTGGGACTCCTATAATAGTTCCCAATTACCGGAAATCATCGTTGCTTTAATCTATGTAGGGTTAGTGGGTTTAATCCTTGACCGTTTAGTGGGTTTTATTGCTTCTTTAGTCATTCCATCAGAAGAAAACCAGTAA